The genome window ATGACAAAATCATTGGCTGTTGCCAGCACTTGCCCCAGATGATAATCCCCGTGAATACGGATACGTAATGAGTCAATAGATCGGTTCCGGAAGTCGTTGATAAAGGATTCGATCATCTCCCTGGCTTCCATAAACACCCAGGCCAGCCGCTGAGCCTGTGGATCGAGCTTGGTGTAGTTGTCGATCAGTAAGGCATACCGACGTTCGAGCAGGTCCTGTAAGCGGGTGATCAAAAACTCCCGGTAGTCATCGGTAAACGATTCGGGCGCAAAGTCCGGGTTAACGGCTGCACCGGGACGGTTAGGTTTATAGAGCGCACAATGTAGCTCGCCCGTTCGTTTACCCAGCAGCTCGACCTTATCGAAAACGTCTTCCCGAATGGCAAACAGTCGCTGCGGCACCGCATACAGAAAGTCGTTGAGGTAGTCGCCCGTCTGCATCCAGGAATCTTTGTCGTTCTCCACCATCCGCTGCACCATCCCCAGCGTAATCTCGGAATGATCCGACGAACCGGACGTATCGGGTTGGGTTCGTTGCCAGACGATACTGCCCCCAAAAGCCGGTATATGACTAAAGTTGCTTTCGTCGGTCAGAAAGGCCACCATGTCTACTTCCGGATTGGTTTCACGGAAAAGTTTACGGTAGAGCTTTAAGAAATATTTTTCGCCGAACGTCATGGCCGAGTTGCTCGAATCGACAGGCAGCACCCGCGAACTTAGTTTATCGTCCCCTTCGTCTAATCCTTTACCACGGTGAAATGTCAGCTGGCCATCAGATTGCGGCAGTACCTGGTTGCTGTAGATATTCGTGAACAGCGCCTGCCGAAACCGCTCGTCGTAAATAGCGTCGATTAAAACACCCGACACCTGACCGATCACGGCCTCACCAATACGTCCCTTTTCAGGAACATCGGCCAGCTGAAAACTTGTTGAGACAGAATCTGTGATGAACGACAATGGCAACAGGTAATGCTCGGGAATGCCATCAGCGTACGTCGCTTCCAGAATCAAAAGGTACGCCACATCGCCGTCGGACAAGGCAATGGTATGAATCGTCTGTACTGAAAGGCCGGTTTGCTGCCGGGCCTTACCGGCAAACCATCGGCAGGTATTTACGTAAGTAGGTAATACGGTTTGAGCCAGATCTGCCCAGAATTCAGTGTTGGATACACTAACATTCCAGGACGAAGGCGACGTTATGGGAGGAATAGTCGGTGTCATGAATGAGTAGGGCTGTCTGCTAGCCAGCTGGTTAATTTGTGTAAATACGGAATGCGGTTGAGAAACAGCAAACTGAGCTGGTAACTACTCAACTAGTACGCTTATGACTTCGCCACAAAGCTCACTACATTAACCTGAGAGATGTCGTTCCGGTCAAAAATTGCTTGACCATACAACAAAAAACAACTGTCGATGTTGTCGGACAGGCCAACTAATTGAGATTTCCGCTACAGGCCGAGTGTGGCTGTTTGCCAATGCAATGTAGCTGTTCTGAGGGTACAAATGCTATCGAAAAGGGAGCGATCGACTGGCCAATACCACAAAAGCCCTAACCGGTCTATCCGTTAGGGCTTTTGGAAAAAGAAGTGTGCAAATTAGTTCAGAACAAGTACCCGACCTGGCGCTGCGGGTTGTTGAGTTGACAGCGTTATGGTGTGTGTCTTCGTTTCGACGCCGTTCGTGATTTCAACCTGATAGGTACCATCGGGAAGGTCGCTCAAGTTCAGACGGGAACGGTACTGACTTTCGTTTTTGCTTACCTGCTGGCTGTACAGCACGGTTCCTTCGGCGTTTTTTAGACGAACATCAACTGTACCACCGGTTTCTTTGTCAAGAGCAATGCTCAGGTTACCGTTCATGGTTGTGTAAATGCCTGCTCTGTAGGCGACCGTGCCGTTTGGCCGACCAATTGGTTTCGCTTCGGCAAGGGAGGTAGCAGTAGTAACAATACTTACTGTAAGGGCTAAGGCGAGTGATTGGAGGAAGGTTTTCATGGTATGTATGTTTTTCGTGTTTGTGTAAAAGCGAGTTGGGTTATTCCCGATTGGTGAACCAAAGGTATATAATGGATATAGTACTATGCATTGCAAACTACCGGAATGGTTGTTGGACAGGATGAATGGCATGAAACTAGAGATGACTGATTATACGGTGTGTAGGATAGGTCGCATTTTGGTCGCAATTTTGTTCTGTTTGAGGCCGCTTACCACCTCCGAAATCGCTTACTTCGAATGTCGCTTTATCAAAATCCTGCCATACTATCGGGCTTCACCAAGTTGATCGCAGCTGAAAGTACCCGGCATGGGGGCATCAGTCCGGCACCGTTTACCTCGCTTAATCTGGGCATAAACACCACCGACGATCCGGAAAATGTACTTGAAAACCGGCGCCGGTTTTTTCAGGCACTAGGGGTCGAAGCAGGAGAGGAGCATTTCGCGTCGTCTCATCAGGTTCATGGCACAGCTATTTTATACGCTACCGAAGCTGGCCGTTTTGATGGCTACGACGCACTGATTACCGATACGCCGGGCTTGTTGATCGGTGTGACCGTAGCGGATTGCGTGCCAATCTTGGTGTATGACAAGGCAAATCAGGCTGTTGCTGCCGTTCATGCCGGCTGGCGGGGCACGTCGGGAGGGATCGTCAGAAAAACACTGGAAGCGATGCAACAGCAGTTTGGAACCACAGCCAATCAGTGTTACGCGTATGTCGGCACCTGCATTGACATGACCTCATTCGAAGTCGGCCCTGAAGTGGCAGAACAGTTTGCACCGGAATTTAGGCAAATCGATTTGGCTACGCAGAAGGATTGTGTTAATCTGAAAGCGGCCAATCGGCAGCAGCTTGTTGACTGGGGTATTCCGGCGAATCAGGTCGGCGTGTCGCCCTTTTCTACAGTATTGAACAACGGTGATTATTTCTCGTATCGGGCTGAAAAAGGGCAAACTGGACGAATGCTGGTAGTAATTGGTATTAATCCGTAAAACAAACTGACAGGAGCCGCAGTTATGTACATGATTTTATGTCAAATCGTTTACTCAACAACCAATAATCATGGGAATCTTAGTATCAATCTTAGTAGGTGCGGTTGCCGGATGGCTTGCTGACCTCGTATTTAAGCGTTTTTCGTTTTCGCTGTTCGCTGAAATCCTGCTTGGCATTGCCGGTGGATTCGTAGGTGGCTGGATATTTGGCCGTGATGGTGGTATGATAGACCAGATCCTGACTGCCTTTGTCGGAGCTGTTATCATCCTCGGTATCGCTGCACTGATCAAAGGTCGTAGCAGCGCGGTGTAAATTTTTGACCTGGGATTCATTTGATTTTTGACTTACAATGACTTTGTTTTCGCTTCAACGAAGCGTGCGACTAGGACAAAATCGTTGAAGCGAAAAGATCAAATGAATCCCGGTTTTATTTTAAGATTTGCCGCGAAATGACCAATTTCTGAATTTCGCTCGTCCCTTCCCCGATGGTACAAAGCTTGGCATCCCGGTAAAATTTCTCCACCGGAAAGTCCTTAGTGTAGCCATATCCTCCAAAAATCTGTACAGCCTCGTTCGCTACCTTAACAGCCGTTTCGGATGCGAAGAGCTTCGCCATCGCCGATTCTTTCGTTACCGATTTTCCCGTGTCTTTCAGATCGGCGGCCTGATACGTCAGCAGTCTGGCGGCTTCGATATCAGTAGCCATGTCGGCCAGTTTAAAGCTGATCCCCTGAAACGTTGCTATCGGTTGACCGAACTGTTCACGCTCTTTTGCGTAGGCTAACGCTGCATCGTAAGCGCCATAGGCAATGCCCAGACTCAAGGCCGCAATCGAAATGCGCCCCCCATCGAGTACTTTTAACGACTGAATAAAGCCATCGCCCACCGCGCCCAGTCGCTGTGCGTCGGAAATACGACAATCCTGAAACAGCATTTCTGTCGTTTCAGAGGCCCTCATCCCTAATTTGTCTTCTTTACGACCGCCCGAAAAACCCGGAGTGCCCCGTTCAACCACAAAAGCTGTTGCATTATGGGGACTGTTGGGTTCGCCCGTGCGGGCAATAACTACCGCTACGTGACCACTTCGCCCGTGGGTAATAAAGTTTTTAGCGCCATTCAGCACCCACTCATCGCCCTGCCGAACGGCGGTTGTGCGCATGTTGCCCGCATCGGAGCCTGTGTTCGGCTCCGTCAATCCCCAGGCACCAATCCATTCGCCGGAGGCCAGCCGTGGTAAATAGGTTTGCTTCTGCTCTTCGCTACCGAATAATAAAATATGGTTCGTGCATAAGGAGTTATGAGCGGCCATGGATAAGCCTACAGAACCGTCTACGCGCGACAGTTCAACGATTGCGGTTACATATTCACGATAACCTAGGCCAGTTCCGCCATAAATTGCCGGCACCAGCATTCCCATTAGCCCCTGATCGCCTAACTGGCCGAACAAATCGGCTGGAAAGTGCTGCTCCTCGTCCCATCGGCGTACGTTCGGGCGAATGAGCCGTTCGCTCAAATCTCGAACGGATTGCGCTA of Spirosoma agri contains these proteins:
- the pgeF gene encoding peptidoglycan editing factor PgeF gives rise to the protein MSLYQNPAILSGFTKLIAAESTRHGGISPAPFTSLNLGINTTDDPENVLENRRRFFQALGVEAGEEHFASSHQVHGTAILYATEAGRFDGYDALITDTPGLLIGVTVADCVPILVYDKANQAVAAVHAGWRGTSGGIVRKTLEAMQQQFGTTANQCYAYVGTCIDMTSFEVGPEVAEQFAPEFRQIDLATQKDCVNLKAANRQQLVDWGIPANQVGVSPFSTVLNNGDYFSYRAEKGQTGRMLVVIGINP
- a CDS encoding T9SS type A sorting domain-containing protein, whose amino-acid sequence is MKTFLQSLALALTVSIVTTATSLAEAKPIGRPNGTVAYRAGIYTTMNGNLSIALDKETGGTVDVRLKNAEGTVLYSQQVSKNESQYRSRLNLSDLPDGTYQVEITNGVETKTHTITLSTQQPAAPGRVLVLN
- a CDS encoding GlsB/YeaQ/YmgE family stress response membrane protein; the encoded protein is MGILVSILVGAVAGWLADLVFKRFSFSLFAEILLGIAGGFVGGWIFGRDGGMIDQILTAFVGAVIILGIAALIKGRSSAV
- a CDS encoding acyl-CoA dehydrogenase family protein yields the protein MMNEIEENQELIAQSVRDLSERLIRPNVRRWDEEQHFPADLFGQLGDQGLMGMLVPAIYGGTGLGYREYVTAIVELSRVDGSVGLSMAAHNSLCTNHILLFGSEEQKQTYLPRLASGEWIGAWGLTEPNTGSDAGNMRTTAVRQGDEWVLNGAKNFITHGRSGHVAVVIARTGEPNSPHNATAFVVERGTPGFSGGRKEDKLGMRASETTEMLFQDCRISDAQRLGAVGDGFIQSLKVLDGGRISIAALSLGIAYGAYDAALAYAKEREQFGQPIATFQGISFKLADMATDIEAARLLTYQAADLKDTGKSVTKESAMAKLFASETAVKVANEAVQIFGGYGYTKDFPVEKFYRDAKLCTIGEGTSEIQKLVISRQILK
- a CDS encoding putative maltokinase, encoding MTPTIPPITSPSSWNVSVSNTEFWADLAQTVLPTYVNTCRWFAGKARQQTGLSVQTIHTIALSDGDVAYLLILEATYADGIPEHYLLPLSFITDSVSTSFQLADVPEKGRIGEAVIGQVSGVLIDAIYDERFRQALFTNIYSNQVLPQSDGQLTFHRGKGLDEGDDKLSSRVLPVDSSNSAMTFGEKYFLKLYRKLFRETNPEVDMVAFLTDESNFSHIPAFGGSIVWQRTQPDTSGSSDHSEITLGMVQRMVENDKDSWMQTGDYLNDFLYAVPQRLFAIREDVFDKVELLGKRTGELHCALYKPNRPGAAVNPDFAPESFTDDYREFLITRLQDLLERRYALLIDNYTKLDPQAQRLAWVFMEAREMIESFINDFRNRSIDSLRIRIHGDYHLGQVLATANDFVIIDFEGEPESSIADRKIKHSPLKDVAGMIRSYHYAVSAKLFNSAETDELDPDHLQRVSDRWFYLIRDTFMHAYLDVFGAPHPLFKNNNEINFLLLIYLLEKAVYELGYEISYRPSWVKIPLRGIIDVIREIEKIRLSDGPASPDIPLLQTGLLQSKAV